From one Musa acuminata AAA Group cultivar baxijiao chromosome BXJ2-6, Cavendish_Baxijiao_AAA, whole genome shotgun sequence genomic stretch:
- the LOC135613980 gene encoding probable purine permease 4: protein MENKGTETRGDKGGDGEVSARGPGGDGEVSARGPGRVTSNGVHRILLAANYSALFLGTLASSLLSRFYFVHGGSSRWVSTLVQSAGFPLLLPLIYFSPRPPRTAFTPRLVLYCVLIGLFLGVNNLFISWGVSYLPVSTSSLILSSQLAINLLLSVVLVRQPLYFTNLNCVLLLTLSSILLALNHSHERPSGVTSSQYIIGVLTTLGAAVMFAVYLPIAQIVYRGVTAFRTVMEMQVVMEAVATGFAMVGMAATGGFKQMKREAAVEFDLGRARYWVTIGATIASWQLCFMGTAGMVFLTSSLNSGICSTALLVVNVVSGLVVFHDEFGVQKAVSTVLCVWGFASYLYGESRRKTRADEEELIGAANPTSNAAGNGGEIV, encoded by the coding sequence ATGGAGAACAAAGGAACAGAGACAAGAGGAGACAAAGGAGGAGATGGAGAAGTAAGTGCACGAGGACCAGGAGGAGATGGAGAAGTAAGTGCACGAGGACCAGGTAGGGTGACCAGCAATGGAGTCCACCGCATCCTGCTTGCGGCAAACTATTCGGCTCTCTTCCTAGGCACACTCGCTTCCAGCCTCCTCTCTCGCTTCTACTTCGTGCATGGCGGCTCCAGCCGGTGGGTCTCCACCTTGGTCCAGAGTGCCGGCTTCCCGCTCCTCCTCCCCCTCATTTACTTCTCCCCTCGTCCACCCCGCACCGCCTTCACCCCTCGCCTCGTCCTGTATTGCGTCCTCATCGGCCTCTTCCTCGGTGTCAACAACTTATTCATCTCCTGGGGCGTCTCCTACCTCCCGGTGTCCACCTCCTCGCTCATCCTCTCCTCCCAACTGGCCATCAATCTCCTCCTCTCTGTTGTTCTCGTCCGTCAGCCGCTCTACTTCACCAACTTGAACTGCGTGCTCCTCCTTACGCTTAGTTCCATCCTCCTCGCCCTCAACCACAGCCACGAGCGACCCTCGGGCGTCACCTCCTCGCAGTACATTATCGGGGTCCTCACCACCCTCGGCGCCGCCGTCATGTTCGCGGTGTACCTCCCCATCGCACAGATCGTGTACCGAGGGGTGACCGCGTTCCGGACGGTGATGGAAATGCAGGTGGTGATGGAGGCGGTGGCGACCGGGTTCGCGATGGTGGGAATGGCGGCGACAGGCGGATTCAAGCAGATGAAGAGAGAAGCCGCGGTGGAGTTCGACCTGGGAAGGGCTCGGTACTGGGTGACCATAGGCGCGACCATAGCTAGTTGGCAGCTGTGCTTCATGGGGACTGCGGGCATGGTCTTCTTGACGTCCTCCCTCAACAGCGGGATCTGCTCGACTGCGCTGCTGGTGGTGAACGTGGTGAGTGGCCTTGTGGTCTTCCACGACGAGTTCGGGGtacagaaggcagtttcaacggtGTTGTGCGTGTGGGGGTTCGCCTCCTACTTGTACGGAGAGTCTAGGAGGAAGACGAGAGCCGATGAAGAGGAACTGATCGGCGCTGCAAACCCCACGAGCAATGCGGCCGGGAATGGTGGGGAGATAGTTTGA